Genomic segment of Thermococcus sp. 21S7:
GTCATACTCGACAAGAACGACGGAAAAATCAAGTGGCTGAAGAACAAAAGACCGCTCACCCTTGAGGAGTTCAAGACACTGGCGGATAAAATAAAGGAGAACCTTGAGTCAGGCTACGTCGAGATGCTCCTGGCCATGAACATGTCCTGCGTCCACGGGCCCGGGGAGTGAGCCGCCGTAGACCACCGGGAGCACCTTGATTCTGTCGCCCTCCCTGAGGGGATGACTCTCTTCTACCCTCTTCTCGTTCACCAGGATGTGGTGCTCGTCCGTCC
This window contains:
- a CDS encoding MoaD/ThiS family protein, which gives rise to MRVTLILYGEHALKHGSQRELEVEEGKRVGELLRELGIGTDEHHILVNEKRVEESHPLREGDRIKVLPVVYGGSLPGPVDAGHVHGQEHLDVA